One genomic region from bacterium encodes:
- the carB gene encoding carbamoyl-phosphate synthase large subunit produces MSREDLRKVLVIGSGPIVIGQAAEFDYSGSQACRSLSEEGVEVVLVNSNPATIMTDVETADRVYIEPLTVEFLERVIAKERPQGLLATLGGQTGLNLAVALAEAGVLERYQVRLLGTSLRAIQQAEDRQQFKDAMLAFGEPVPASTIATSVEEARAFAADIGYPVVVRPAYTLGGTGGGIAHDQRALDEIASLGLSVSRIGQVLIERSVAGWKEIEYEVMRDRADTCITVCNMENLDPMGVHTGDSVVIAPSQTLTDREYQRLRSASLRIIRGLGIEGGCNIQFAQDPDSEQYYVIEVNPRVSRSSALASKATGYPIARVAAKIALGRRLDEIRNAVTGQTSAAFEPALDYCVVKIPRWPFDKFPQADRRLGTQMQATGEAMAIGRSVEEALLKAVRSLDAKADGLSYPAAAAWTRDGVRRRIAEPCDERLFAVAEGLRRGMMPQEIADLSRIDLFFIQKIANIVAMEERLRRHRDVGTLRAAKRCGLADPTIARVWEVDAAAVRAARHAAGMRPVFKVVDTCAGEFPAQTPYFYSTYAEESEVPPSPRARVVVLGSGPIRIGQGIEFDYSSVHAVKALRAEGLDAVLINNNPETVSTDFDVASRLYMEPLTLEDVLHVVEAERADGVIVQVGGQTGLNLAAPLAEAGVRVLGTSVDSLDVSEDRGRFGALLRRLGIPHPTGDAVRSVEAGVELADRLGYPLLVRPSYVLGGRGMEIVATRDELVRYLEYAFDADTDHPVLIDVYLEGMEVEVDAISDGDGVYLPGIMQHIERAGVHSGDSVAVFPAPGLTPEISDQIVAHTVAIARALGVRGFLNIQFVVKDGTAYVLEANLRSSRTIPFVSKAAGAPLVPLAVRVMLGASLADLGYPGVTVLPPPSRVSVKAPVFSSEKLGQLDVLLGPEMTSTGEVMGQDTTLPGALYRALVAAGVVIPQERAMLASIADRDKGPALPLIQRFVDLGFAVYATDDTAQFLEQHGVRAIHVSKNGGTHTALRLIREHAVALVINTPTQGRTPGRVGFAMRRAAFERHLPCFTSLDTATAFLDVLIAIEQGHIPSPHAAMEVSPL; encoded by the coding sequence GTGTCGCGGGAAGACCTCCGCAAGGTCTTGGTGATCGGCTCGGGCCCGATCGTCATCGGGCAGGCCGCCGAGTTCGACTACTCGGGCAGCCAGGCGTGCCGGTCGCTCTCGGAAGAGGGCGTCGAAGTGGTGCTCGTCAACAGCAACCCCGCCACGATCATGACCGACGTCGAGACCGCGGACCGCGTGTACATCGAGCCGCTCACGGTGGAGTTTCTGGAGCGCGTGATCGCGAAGGAGCGCCCGCAGGGCCTCCTGGCCACGCTCGGGGGGCAGACCGGTCTCAATCTCGCGGTCGCGCTCGCCGAAGCCGGTGTGCTGGAGCGGTACCAGGTTCGCCTGCTCGGGACGTCGCTGCGCGCGATCCAGCAGGCGGAGGATCGGCAGCAGTTCAAGGACGCGATGCTGGCGTTCGGGGAGCCGGTGCCCGCGAGTACGATCGCGACCTCGGTCGAAGAGGCCCGCGCGTTCGCCGCGGACATCGGATACCCGGTCGTCGTCCGCCCCGCGTACACTCTTGGCGGAACCGGCGGCGGGATCGCCCACGACCAGCGGGCGCTCGACGAGATCGCTTCGCTCGGCCTCTCCGTGAGCCGGATCGGTCAGGTGCTGATCGAGCGGTCCGTCGCGGGCTGGAAGGAGATCGAGTACGAGGTGATGCGGGACCGCGCAGACACCTGCATCACGGTCTGTAACATGGAGAACCTCGATCCGATGGGCGTCCACACGGGGGACAGCGTCGTGATCGCGCCCAGCCAGACGCTGACCGACCGCGAGTACCAGCGGCTCCGCAGCGCGAGTCTCCGCATCATCCGCGGGTTGGGGATCGAGGGCGGGTGCAACATCCAGTTCGCGCAGGACCCCGACAGCGAGCAGTACTACGTGATCGAGGTCAACCCCCGCGTCAGCCGGTCCAGCGCGCTCGCGAGCAAGGCGACCGGTTACCCGATCGCGCGGGTCGCGGCGAAGATCGCGCTTGGGCGTCGCCTCGACGAGATCCGGAACGCCGTGACTGGGCAGACGTCCGCCGCGTTTGAGCCGGCCCTCGACTACTGTGTTGTTAAGATACCGCGATGGCCGTTCGACAAGTTCCCGCAGGCGGACCGCCGCCTCGGGACCCAGATGCAGGCGACCGGTGAGGCGATGGCGATCGGAAGGTCGGTCGAGGAGGCGCTTCTCAAGGCGGTGCGGTCGCTCGACGCGAAAGCGGACGGGCTGTCCTACCCGGCGGCCGCGGCCTGGACGCGCGACGGCGTCCGGCGGCGGATCGCCGAGCCGTGCGACGAGCGGCTGTTTGCGGTCGCCGAAGGGCTCCGGCGCGGGATGATGCCCCAGGAGATCGCCGACCTGTCGCGTATCGACCTGTTCTTCATCCAGAAGATCGCCAACATCGTGGCGATGGAGGAGCGGCTGCGCAGGCACCGCGATGTCGGGACGCTGCGGGCGGCGAAGCGGTGCGGCCTCGCCGATCCGACGATTGCGCGCGTGTGGGAGGTGGACGCCGCGGCCGTGCGGGCCGCGCGCCACGCCGCGGGGATGCGACCGGTGTTCAAGGTCGTCGATACGTGCGCGGGGGAGTTCCCCGCCCAAACTCCGTACTTCTATTCCACGTACGCGGAGGAGAGCGAGGTCCCCCCGAGTCCTCGCGCCCGCGTCGTCGTACTGGGATCCGGGCCGATTCGCATCGGACAGGGCATCGAGTTTGACTATTCGAGCGTGCACGCGGTGAAGGCGCTGCGCGCCGAGGGGCTGGACGCCGTGCTGATCAACAACAATCCGGAGACGGTGAGCACCGACTTCGACGTCGCGAGCCGATTGTACATGGAGCCGCTCACGCTCGAGGACGTGCTCCACGTGGTCGAGGCCGAGCGGGCCGACGGCGTGATCGTCCAGGTCGGCGGTCAGACCGGCCTCAATCTCGCCGCGCCGCTTGCGGAGGCGGGGGTGCGGGTGCTGGGGACGTCCGTGGACAGTTTGGACGTCTCCGAGGACCGCGGGAGGTTCGGCGCGCTCCTGCGCCGGCTCGGGATCCCGCATCCCACCGGGGATGCCGTGCGGTCCGTGGAGGCCGGCGTCGAGTTGGCGGACCGGCTCGGTTATCCGCTGCTCGTCCGGCCGTCGTACGTGCTCGGCGGGCGCGGGATGGAGATCGTGGCGACGCGGGACGAGCTGGTCCGATATCTGGAATACGCGTTCGACGCGGACACCGACCATCCGGTGCTGATCGACGTGTACCTCGAGGGGATGGAGGTCGAGGTGGACGCGATCAGCGACGGCGACGGCGTGTACCTGCCGGGCATCATGCAGCACATCGAACGCGCTGGGGTGCACTCCGGGGACAGCGTCGCGGTGTTCCCCGCGCCCGGCCTCACGCCGGAGATATCCGATCAGATCGTCGCGCACACCGTGGCGATCGCGCGCGCGCTCGGGGTGCGGGGGTTTCTCAACATCCAGTTCGTCGTCAAGGACGGCACCGCGTACGTGCTGGAAGCGAACCTCCGCAGCAGCCGGACGATTCCGTTTGTGAGCAAAGCCGCCGGGGCGCCGCTGGTGCCGCTCGCGGTGCGCGTGATGCTGGGCGCGTCGCTCGCCGACCTTGGGTACCCCGGGGTCACCGTGTTGCCGCCGCCGTCCCGCGTGTCGGTCAAGGCGCCGGTGTTCAGCAGCGAAAAGCTGGGCCAGCTCGATGTGCTCCTCGGTCCGGAGATGACATCCACCGGCGAGGTGATGGGGCAGGACACCACGCTGCCCGGCGCGCTCTATCGCGCGCTCGTGGCCGCGGGTGTCGTGATACCGCAGGAGCGGGCGATGCTGGCGAGCATCGCCGATCGCGACAAGGGGCCCGCGCTGCCGCTGATCCAGCGGTTTGTCGACCTCGGCTTCGCCGTGTACGCGACGGACGACACCGCGCAGTTCCTAGAACAACACGGCGTCCGGGCGATCCACGTCAGCAAGAACGGCGGGACGCACACGGCGCTCCGGCTGATCCGCGAGCACGCGGTGGCGCTCGTGATCAACACGCCGACGCAGGGACGCACGCCGGGCCGCGTCGGGTTCGCGATGCGCCGCGCGGCGTTCGAGCGTCATCTGCCGTGTTTCACCTCGCTCGACACCGCCACCGCGTTCCTCGACGTGTTGATCGCGATCGAGCAGGGGCACATTCCGTCGCCGCACGCCGCGATGGAGGTCTCGCCGCTCTAG
- a CDS encoding DUF1272 domain-containing protein, with amino-acid sequence MPLEMRRKCERCGRALPPDADAYICSFECTFCAVCAGAMGDVCPNCGGELVRRPRRKHPAAPR; translated from the coding sequence ATGCCGCTGGAGATGCGGCGGAAGTGCGAACGGTGCGGCCGCGCGCTGCCCCCCGACGCGGACGCGTACATCTGCAGTTTCGAGTGCACTTTCTGCGCAGTCTGCGCGGGCGCGATGGGGGACGTGTGCCCCAACTGCGGCGGCGAGCTCGTGCGCCGGCCGCGCCGGAAGCATCCCGCCGCGCCCCGCTAG
- a CDS encoding SHOCT domain-containing protein gives MRRGSGYAFYGLLAVGIVLAALAAAAAPGLAQVRMPIHPGGPGFTYPGGGGFRFFWIAGLFALLRVALIVSVLVLIWKAIGARTLWARPDAATQVLRERYARGEITDDEYHKRLATLG, from the coding sequence ATGCGGAGAGGCTCTGGATACGCATTCTACGGGCTCCTGGCGGTTGGGATCGTGCTCGCGGCGCTGGCCGCGGCGGCCGCGCCTGGGCTGGCGCAGGTGCGGATGCCCATCCACCCCGGCGGCCCCGGGTTCACGTACCCCGGGGGCGGCGGGTTCCGGTTCTTCTGGATCGCCGGGCTGTTCGCGCTGCTGCGGGTCGCGCTGATCGTCAGCGTCCTTGTGCTGATCTGGAAGGCGATTGGTGCGCGGACGTTGTGGGCGCGCCCGGACGCCGCCACGCAGGTGCTGCGGGAGCGGTACGCGCGCGGGGAGATCACCGATGACGAGTACCACAAGCGACTGGCCACGCTCGGTTGA
- a CDS encoding response regulator transcription factor has protein sequence MTSTTSDWPRSVDGAMPTILVVDDEPQIVELLRSYLQRDGFTVEQAADGEAALSAVARGHPDLVVLDLMLPRVDGREVCRRIRAEGTTPIIMLTARDEETDKLLGLELGADDYITKPFSPREVVARVRAVLRRGVREGASVIHAGDLTIDLRAHEVTLGARRLELTPTEFRLLETLASHPNQVFTRMQLIDRVQGHAFEGYERTVDAHIKNLRGKVEPDPRTPRYVLTVYGVGYKFSGGEDHRA, from the coding sequence ATGACGAGTACCACAAGCGACTGGCCACGCTCGGTTGACGGGGCGATGCCTACCATCCTGGTCGTCGACGACGAGCCGCAGATCGTAGAACTGCTGCGGTCGTACCTCCAGCGGGACGGGTTCACCGTGGAGCAAGCGGCCGACGGCGAGGCCGCCCTGTCGGCCGTGGCGCGCGGGCACCCCGACCTGGTGGTACTGGACCTCATGCTGCCGCGTGTGGACGGTCGGGAAGTGTGTCGTCGAATTCGTGCCGAGGGGACGACGCCGATCATCATGCTCACGGCGCGCGACGAAGAGACGGACAAGTTGCTCGGGCTCGAGCTCGGCGCTGACGATTACATTACGAAGCCCTTCAGTCCTCGCGAAGTGGTGGCGCGTGTCCGGGCGGTGCTGCGCCGCGGCGTGCGGGAGGGCGCGAGCGTGATTCATGCCGGGGATCTCACGATCGACCTGCGCGCGCACGAGGTCACGCTCGGCGCGCGGCGCCTGGAGCTGACGCCGACGGAGTTCCGACTGCTCGAGACGCTCGCCAGTCACCCCAACCAGGTGTTCACGCGCATGCAGCTGATCGACCGCGTGCAGGGACACGCGTTCGAGGGGTACGAGCGCACCGTGGACGCGCACATCAAGAACCTCCGCGGTAAGGTGGAGCCCGATCCTCGTACGCCGCGGTATGTGCTGACGGTCTACGGAGTGGGGTACAAGTTCTCCGGTGGAGAGGACCATCGTGCGTAG
- a CDS encoding HAMP domain-containing sensor histidine kinase, with the protein MRSLRARLSVAFVVIAVLTTALNTTFVTVTSRTMFRQYVEQRPDQAANIPSVGTRPAGPSQQTAEPERHGRFGSRERLFQSRIREAIWGGTLVAAGVGVLVALWLARRIARPVTDLTRAARAIAAGNDAPTVPVSGRDEVADLGRAFNRMAVQLAQDAEQRRQLFAGITHELRTPLAVIQGQLEGMLDRVIEPTPDRIAGLHGQTLLLRRLITDLRDLSLAQAGQLRLHPETVDVAELVSEAVEAFAPSFHDRGISVELAAPKTLSVTADPDRLRQIVQNLVDNALRYTPRGGTVRITLRWENDGVRLAVADTGQGIGAGDLPHIFEHFYRTDQSRTRSSGGMGLGLAIVKSLVEAHHGRVTVESTPGAGSTFTVVLPMRLQEGA; encoded by the coding sequence GTGCGTAGCCTGCGCGCGAGGCTCAGCGTCGCGTTCGTCGTGATCGCCGTGCTCACCACGGCGCTGAACACCACGTTCGTGACGGTTACGTCGCGCACGATGTTTCGGCAGTACGTCGAGCAACGGCCCGACCAGGCCGCGAATATCCCGAGCGTCGGCACGCGGCCGGCCGGGCCGTCGCAGCAGACGGCCGAGCCGGAGCGGCATGGTCGATTCGGCTCCCGCGAACGGCTGTTTCAGTCGCGGATCCGCGAAGCGATCTGGGGCGGCACGCTCGTCGCGGCCGGTGTCGGCGTGCTCGTGGCGCTGTGGCTGGCGCGCCGGATCGCCCGGCCGGTCACCGATCTGACCCGGGCGGCGCGGGCGATCGCCGCAGGAAACGATGCGCCGACGGTTCCGGTGTCCGGCCGGGACGAGGTCGCGGATCTCGGGCGCGCGTTCAACCGGATGGCGGTGCAACTGGCTCAGGACGCAGAACAGCGCCGGCAGTTGTTTGCCGGGATCACGCACGAACTGCGGACGCCGCTCGCGGTCATCCAAGGACAGTTGGAAGGGATGCTCGACCGCGTCATCGAGCCGACGCCGGATCGCATCGCCGGCCTGCACGGTCAGACCCTGCTGTTGCGCCGGCTGATCACGGACCTCCGCGACCTTTCGCTGGCGCAAGCGGGCCAGCTGCGGCTCCACCCGGAGACGGTCGACGTGGCCGAGCTCGTCTCGGAGGCGGTCGAGGCGTTCGCGCCGTCGTTCCATGATCGAGGAATCTCGGTGGAGCTCGCCGCCCCGAAGACGCTGTCGGTCACGGCGGACCCGGACCGGCTCCGGCAGATCGTGCAAAACTTGGTGGACAACGCGCTCCGGTACACGCCGAGGGGGGGGACCGTGCGGATCACCCTGCGCTGGGAGAACGATGGCGTCCGGCTGGCCGTCGCGGATACCGGGCAGGGCATCGGCGCGGGGGACCTGCCGCACATCTTCGAGCATTTCTATCGGACGGACCAGTCGCGGACCCGGAGCAGCGGCGGGATGGGCCTCGGGCTTGCGATCGTGAAATCACTCGTCGAGGCGCACCACGGTCGCGTGACCGTGGAGAGCACCCCGGGCGCCGGAAGCACGTTTACGGTCGTGCTTCCGATGCGCCTACAGGAGGGAGCATGA
- a CDS encoding TolC family protein, which produces MNWLMLVSILTAALLAAGSGMPGGIALAASAPAGPTSAQGQAPSAPAGPALTLDQAIQQALAQNPQVTAAQQALAAAQQGITIARTGLEPTVSLNGSGNYGTTSGTTVTSTGVAQVLPSVQGTGSVSFVGSVPLFDGGRTSAEVGSATAGVAIAEAALRLTQQSIALQTATAFFNVLSAEKLTDVRQAQLKQNQDQLAQTQAQVKAGVAAQSDVIQVQSQVAQAQVNLLSAQAQIATSKAALQALLAADVAGAVEVQAPAAPPAAVAGSGATAVQQALANRPEVAQAQAQVQSAQSGLDLARVNAGPQMSLSINTTYTPASTNSNLTNNVGYGLGGTVSLPLYDSGKGRAEVQQAQATLQSAQASLSAAQLSVRQDAYQAYLNAVQAAANLTATATAAAAADAALQVAQGQYRAGVGTILNVTTAEANAAQADVNAVSAVYSYQTALATLLHAEGLPIQSSALGGTQ; this is translated from the coding sequence ATGAACTGGCTAATGCTCGTTTCCATTCTCACCGCGGCGCTGCTGGCCGCGGGGTCCGGCATGCCCGGTGGCATCGCGTTGGCGGCGTCCGCGCCGGCCGGCCCGACGTCCGCGCAGGGACAGGCGCCGTCGGCGCCCGCGGGCCCGGCGTTGACGCTCGATCAAGCGATTCAGCAGGCGCTCGCGCAGAATCCACAGGTGACGGCGGCGCAGCAAGCGCTGGCGGCTGCCCAGCAGGGCATCACGATCGCCCGCACGGGGCTGGAGCCGACGGTGTCCCTGAACGGAAGCGGAAACTACGGCACGACGTCCGGCACGACGGTGACGTCCACCGGCGTCGCCCAGGTGCTCCCGAGCGTGCAGGGAACCGGCTCCGTGTCGTTCGTCGGCAGCGTGCCGCTGTTCGACGGCGGACGGACGAGCGCCGAGGTGGGCTCGGCGACCGCCGGCGTGGCGATCGCCGAGGCGGCGCTGCGGTTGACGCAGCAGAGCATTGCGCTCCAGACCGCGACCGCCTTCTTCAACGTGCTGAGCGCGGAGAAACTGACCGACGTTCGGCAGGCGCAGCTCAAGCAGAACCAGGACCAATTGGCGCAGACCCAGGCGCAGGTCAAGGCGGGGGTGGCGGCGCAGTCGGACGTCATCCAGGTCCAATCCCAGGTCGCGCAGGCGCAGGTGAACCTCTTGAGCGCCCAGGCTCAGATCGCCACGAGCAAGGCGGCGCTGCAGGCGCTGCTCGCCGCGGACGTTGCCGGGGCGGTCGAGGTCCAGGCCCCCGCCGCGCCGCCGGCGGCGGTGGCGGGCAGTGGCGCCACGGCCGTACAGCAGGCGCTGGCGAACCGGCCGGAGGTGGCGCAGGCGCAGGCCCAGGTCCAGTCGGCGCAGTCCGGGTTGGACCTCGCCCGCGTCAATGCCGGCCCGCAGATGAGCCTGTCGATCAATACCACCTACACTCCGGCGAGCACGAACTCCAACCTCACCAACAACGTGGGGTACGGGCTCGGCGGCACCGTCAGCCTTCCTCTCTATGACTCCGGCAAGGGGCGGGCCGAGGTCCAGCAGGCGCAGGCGACGCTCCAGAGCGCCCAGGCCTCGCTCAGCGCAGCGCAGCTGTCGGTCCGACAGGACGCCTACCAGGCGTACCTCAACGCGGTGCAGGCGGCTGCGAACCTGACCGCGACCGCGACGGCGGCCGCGGCGGCGGACGCGGCGCTGCAGGTCGCCCAAGGGCAGTACCGCGCGGGCGTGGGTACGATTCTGAACGTGACGACCGCAGAAGCGAACGCCGCGCAGGCCGACGTCAACGCGGTGAGCGCGGTGTACAGCTACCAGACGGCGTTGGCGACGTTGCTGCATGCCGAAGGGCTGCCGATTCAGAGCAGCGCGCTGGGAGGGACACAATGA
- a CDS encoding efflux RND transporter periplasmic adaptor subunit has translation MTGTFGRAGRIAAIVLIAILIVGAGVVGYQRLTTRRNGVQYVTRPVAYTDITSTVSETGTVNPVDVVQVGTQVSGTIAALNVDYNSKVTKGQILAVLDPTTFQATVAQGTANLSAAQATARASASAIEQDLSAVQAATATLAQQQASLRSAQANAAKAAATLALAKTTVQRDAELLKQGYIPQSQMDTDQTAQAADAADVGAAQAAVQVAQAQVQAASSQLQSTHDQVTTAQSQAAATQAQATASAAQVRQAQYNLSQTLIKSPVDGIVMARNVSVGQTVAASFSTPTLFTLATNLTDMQVDTSVDEADVGNVKMGESAQITVTAFPNVTFNGTVQQVRVNPTVTNNVVTYDAVVVVHDSSGRLLPGMTAQVAINTGTRTHVLAVPTAAVLYRPLTSRSGGAGAAGGGGSLVQSGSSQQGPPVAGAPGSTVTVWMLRSGHPAPVRIVIGLSDNQNIEVRSGSLRNGDAVIVTERRGGGGGARSGGGSSGGGQ, from the coding sequence ATGACAGGGACATTCGGCCGCGCAGGCCGCATCGCCGCGATCGTGCTGATCGCCATCTTGATCGTCGGCGCCGGCGTCGTGGGATACCAGCGCCTGACCACGAGGCGCAACGGGGTGCAGTATGTGACGCGGCCTGTCGCGTACACGGACATCACGTCGACCGTGAGCGAGACCGGCACCGTGAACCCCGTGGACGTGGTGCAAGTAGGTACGCAGGTGTCCGGGACGATCGCGGCGCTGAACGTGGACTACAACTCCAAGGTGACCAAGGGCCAGATCCTCGCGGTTCTGGATCCAACGACCTTCCAGGCAACCGTCGCACAGGGCACCGCCAATCTCTCCGCGGCGCAGGCCACCGCCCGCGCCAGCGCCAGCGCGATCGAGCAGGATCTGTCCGCCGTGCAGGCGGCGACGGCGACCCTGGCGCAGCAGCAGGCATCGCTCCGGAGCGCGCAGGCCAACGCGGCGAAGGCCGCCGCCACGCTGGCGCTCGCGAAGACGACGGTGCAGCGGGACGCCGAGTTGCTGAAGCAAGGGTACATTCCGCAGAGCCAGATGGATACGGATCAAACGGCTCAAGCGGCGGACGCCGCGGACGTGGGCGCCGCACAGGCGGCGGTCCAGGTTGCCCAAGCGCAGGTGCAGGCCGCGTCGTCTCAGCTGCAGAGCACCCACGACCAGGTGACGACCGCGCAGTCGCAGGCGGCGGCCACGCAGGCACAGGCGACGGCCTCGGCCGCGCAGGTGCGGCAGGCCCAGTACAATCTGTCACAGACGCTCATCAAGAGTCCCGTGGACGGGATCGTGATGGCACGCAACGTGAGCGTCGGACAGACTGTGGCCGCGTCGTTTTCGACGCCGACGCTGTTCACGCTCGCGACGAACCTCACGGACATGCAGGTGGACACGTCGGTGGACGAGGCGGACGTCGGCAACGTCAAGATGGGGGAGAGCGCGCAGATCACCGTGACGGCGTTCCCCAACGTCACGTTCAACGGCACCGTCCAGCAGGTGCGCGTCAACCCGACCGTAACCAACAACGTCGTCACGTACGACGCGGTCGTCGTTGTCCACGATAGCTCGGGACGCCTCCTGCCGGGCATGACGGCCCAGGTCGCGATCAACACCGGTACGCGGACCCACGTGCTGGCCGTGCCCACGGCCGCGGTGCTGTACCGCCCCCTCACGTCGCGGAGCGGCGGCGCGGGCGCCGCCGGGGGCGGTGGATCGCTGGTGCAGAGCGGGTCCAGCCAGCAGGGGCCTCCTGTCGCCGGCGCGCCGGGGTCTACAGTGACCGTGTGGATGCTCCGCAGCGGGCACCCCGCCCCGGTGCGCATCGTGATCGGTCTGTCCGACAACCAGAACATTGAGGTACGAAGCGGCAGTCTTCGAAACGGCGATGCTGTGATCGTGACCGAGCGGCGCGGCGGCGGAGGCGGTGCTCGGTCGGGCGGCGGAAGCTCAGGGGGCGGCCAATGA
- a CDS encoding ABC transporter ATP-binding protein, protein MIDVRDLTKVYGEGATAIRALRGVSLVVRRGEFVAIMGPSGSGKSTFMHLLGCLDRPTSGSYRLAGREVSRLSRDELALVRNRQIGFVFQSFNLLARTTAQENVELPLLYAGVPRDTRVARARELLQQVGLGDRLGHRPSELSGGQQQRVAIARGLANGAPLLMADEPTGNLDSASSAEIMTLFQHLNRVQGITVVLVTHDMDIAAWSERVATFKDGLIVDDRPSAEAVPSAVREAATRGALTPEVRA, encoded by the coding sequence TTGATCGACGTCCGCGATCTGACCAAAGTGTACGGCGAGGGGGCGACCGCGATCCGCGCGCTGCGGGGCGTTAGCCTCGTGGTGCGCCGCGGTGAGTTTGTGGCGATCATGGGGCCGTCCGGGTCGGGCAAGTCCACGTTCATGCACCTGCTCGGCTGCCTGGATCGTCCGACGTCGGGATCGTACCGGCTCGCCGGTCGGGAGGTTTCCCGACTGTCGCGCGACGAACTGGCGCTCGTGCGCAACCGCCAGATCGGCTTCGTGTTCCAGAGCTTCAATCTGCTCGCCCGGACGACGGCGCAGGAGAACGTGGAGTTGCCGCTGCTGTACGCCGGCGTTCCCCGCGACACCCGCGTGGCGCGCGCCCGGGAACTGCTGCAGCAAGTCGGACTCGGCGACCGTCTCGGGCACCGCCCGAGCGAGCTGTCGGGTGGGCAGCAGCAGCGGGTCGCGATCGCGCGCGGACTCGCGAACGGCGCGCCGCTGCTGATGGCGGACGAGCCGACCGGCAACCTCGACAGCGCGAGCAGCGCCGAGATCATGACGCTGTTCCAACACCTCAACCGCGTCCAGGGCATCACCGTAGTTCTGGTGACTCACGACATGGACATCGCGGCGTGGTCGGAGCGCGTGGCCACGTTCAAGGACGGGTTGATCGTCGACGACCGGCCGTCCGCAGAAGCGGTTCCCTCGGCCGTCCGCGAGGCAGCGACCCGCGGGGCGTTGACACCGGAGGTGCGCGCGTGA
- a CDS encoding ABC transporter permease has product MSLSNLLRIAWQALRRNITRSILTMLGIIIGVGAVITSMAIGAGAQAAVLAQIESLGANLLVVIPGAITTGGVNLGSGSRTTLTLPDVTAIAQTVPEVAGAAPYSQTSAQVVAGGTNWYTVVGGTTPSYTTVRSWAVAQGRFFAQADVDQATKVAVLGATVAQNLFPSGGAVGATVVVKNVPFKVVGVLAAKGQSGFGRDQDDVVMVPMTTLQARLTGQTWVNNIFVSATTPEAVPLVVDATERLLRLRHHLTVSQPDDFSVRNIADIQQVRIATSQTQALLLAGIAVVSLVVGGIGIMNIMLVSVTERTREIGLRMAVGARGRDILLQFLVEALTLACVGGLIGIGMGLLTAQGTSVLGHWPVLVSGFSIVLGFVSSLVVGVVFGFYPAQRAAALDPIVALRYE; this is encoded by the coding sequence GTGAGTCTTTCCAACCTGCTCCGCATTGCCTGGCAGGCGCTCCGGCGGAACATTACCCGCTCCATCCTGACGATGCTCGGTATCATCATCGGTGTCGGCGCGGTGATCACGTCGATGGCGATCGGGGCGGGCGCGCAGGCGGCGGTCCTCGCGCAGATCGAGAGCCTTGGAGCGAACCTGCTCGTCGTCATCCCCGGGGCGATCACCACGGGCGGGGTGAACCTCGGCAGCGGCAGCCGCACGACCCTCACGCTGCCCGACGTCACCGCGATCGCCCAGACCGTGCCGGAGGTCGCCGGCGCCGCGCCGTACTCGCAGACGAGCGCGCAGGTGGTCGCGGGCGGGACCAATTGGTACACGGTGGTTGGCGGGACGACGCCGTCCTATACGACCGTGCGGAGTTGGGCGGTGGCGCAAGGCCGATTCTTCGCGCAGGCGGACGTGGACCAGGCCACCAAGGTGGCCGTGCTCGGCGCCACCGTCGCGCAGAATCTGTTCCCCTCGGGCGGGGCGGTCGGCGCGACCGTGGTCGTCAAGAACGTCCCGTTCAAGGTCGTCGGCGTGCTCGCGGCCAAGGGGCAGTCGGGGTTCGGCCGCGATCAGGACGACGTGGTGATGGTCCCGATGACGACATTGCAGGCCCGGCTGACCGGGCAGACGTGGGTGAACAACATCTTTGTCTCCGCGACGACGCCGGAAGCCGTCCCCCTGGTCGTGGACGCGACCGAGCGGTTGCTCCGCCTCCGGCACCACCTGACCGTCTCGCAGCCCGACGACTTCTCGGTCCGCAACATCGCGGACATCCAGCAGGTCCGCATTGCCACCTCGCAGACGCAGGCGCTGCTGCTGGCCGGCATCGCGGTCGTGTCGCTGGTCGTCGGTGGGATCGGCATCATGAACATCATGCTGGTCTCCGTCACCGAGCGGACACGCGAGATCGGCCTTCGCATGGCCGTGGGCGCCCGCGGGCGAGACATTCTCCTGCAGTTCCTGGTCGAGGCGCTGACGCTCGCGTGCGTCGGCGGGCTGATCGGTATCGGGATGGGGCTCCTCACGGCCCAGGGCACGTCGGTTCTTGGGCACTGGCCCGTGCTCGTCTCCGGGTTCTCGATCGTGCTGGGGTTCGTGTCGTCGCTGGTCGTCGGCGTGGTCTTCGGATTCTATCCGGCGCAGCGGGCGGCGGCGCTCGACCCGATCGTGGCGCTGCGGTACGAGTAG